The following are encoded together in the Oncorhynchus nerka isolate Pitt River linkage group LG25, Oner_Uvic_2.0, whole genome shotgun sequence genome:
- the LOC115124611 gene encoding claudin-34-like, translating into MVYLAHTVHWQFLGLVIGCVGWILTMATAGHNEWRLWYVEDVSVVTSGVAWVGVWRACFYSHTLPDSEFCQPISIADLFVPVEISVAQVVIMVAVITGLLGNILGAYAVRNIYFGQKTHDFIRLMFSGAGGLYVLTGVSFLVPLVWNVKSVLTNQTVAFPPEFHLPPAPLRQEVGGAIWMGVGASIFLIFGGLLFLCYRYVIRAKPVSGENDKDPLHGPPIRLKSILENGDKETRDNPAFQADEDF; encoded by the coding sequence ATGGTGTACCTGGCCCACACGGTTCACTGGCAGTTCCTGGGCCTAGTGATTGGCTGTGTAGGCTGGATCCTGACCATGGCCACCGCGGGCCACAACGAGTGGAGGCTGTGGTACGTAGAGGACGTCTCCGTGGTAACCTCTGGCGTGGCCTGGGTGGGCGTGTGGCGGGCGTGTTTCTACAGCCACACTCTACCCGACTCAGAGTTCtgccagccaatcagcattgcCGACCTGTTTGTTCCCGTGGAGATCTCCGTGGCACAGGTGGTCATCATGGTAGCAGTGATAACTGGACTCTTGGGAAACATCCTTGGTGCGTACGCAGTGAGGAACATCTATTTTGGTCAGAAGACTCATGACTTTATCAGACTGATGTTCTCAGGGGCCGGGGGGCTGTACGTCCTGACAGGGGTCAGCTTTCTGGTCCCTCTAGTCTGGAACGTGAAATCTGTCCTGACTAATCAGACTGTAGCATTCCCCCCAGAGTTCCACCTCCCTCCTGCCCCCCTCAGACAGGAAGTGGGCGGAGCTATCTGGATGGGGGTCGGTGCTTCGATCTTCCTTATCTTTGGCGGTCTCCTATTCCTCTGCTACAGGTATGTTATCAGGGCTAAGCCAGTCAGTGGAGAGAACGACAAGGACCCTCTACATGGGCCACCCATAAGACTAAAGTCTATATTAGAGAATGGAGACAAGGAGACCAGAGACAACCCTGCCTTCCAGGCTGATGAAGACTTTTAG